From one Lolium rigidum isolate FL_2022 chromosome 4, APGP_CSIRO_Lrig_0.1, whole genome shotgun sequence genomic stretch:
- the LOC124649828 gene encoding uncharacterized protein LOC124649828, translating into MSFRLADESSCGYSSGGDSGDEGDRFPDSAGGHRRQSAPPQPPLMRMNSDSIYDMSGMTAHLPAKKGLSAYYQGKSQSFACMSEVRSLEDLQKKEKPPRRIKPCKSYATLGAGGMPAKQVPAASSCANLGLMAAGNGFGRASRNIPLNQDCYHQ; encoded by the exons ATGAGCTTCAGGCTTGCCGACGAGTCGTCGTGCGGCTACTCCTCCGGCGGCGACTCGGGCGACGAGGGGGACCGCTTCCCGGACAGCGCGGGAGGCCACCGCCGCCAGtccgcgccgccgcagccgccccTCATGCGGATGAACTCCGACAGCATCTACGACATGTCCGGCATGACCGCCCACCTCCCCGCAaa GAAGGGGCTGTCGGCGTACTACCAGGGCAAGTCGCAGTCCTTCGCGTGCATGTCCGAGGTGCGGAGCCTCGAGGACCTGCAGAAGAAGGAAAAGCCGCCGCGCAGGATCAAACCATGCAAGAGCTACGCAACGCTCGGAGCCGGAGGGATGCCCGCCAAGCAGGTGCCGGCGGCGAGCTCATGCGCGAACCTCGGACTCATGGCCGCCGGGAACGGCTTCGGGAGGGCTTCCCGGAATATTCCTCTTAACCAGGACTGCTACCACCAGTAG